Proteins encoded together in one Streptomyces sp. NA04227 window:
- a CDS encoding AAA family ATPase, which translates to MTGPLRERDDVQALFTAETERARTGTGGLVLLRGATGTGRTFALESAARHAADRGLRVLRVRCSPEDTGVPFATVHQLLAPVTEFTDLTPVADDRRSAARLWRLLHRFAAEEPLLVAVDDVHLADEPSRSWLREAARRIDRLPVLLVVTERSQYDIDPRPEGLTQALSPSLVRTHTLAPLGDTAAAALVRSVFPGATDGWTEECVRAGAGSRLLLHALLGDLGGTPPPDGLVPEATAPLPDTCAALYPGSYPAAVAWWLHSAGPETSDVARCLAALEQAWPGTNPAPARPAEKGHAPTRGSAAQADAGDPVDLLAEAAGADPDRVAGWLAAMTRLGLLRPDAAGRPRYAHPLLRDAVLTGWPRPRREAAHRSAAQAMMRRGYRAETVARHLLRTPAVGLPWALRVLRDAALVAVHEARPETAVGLLRRALDEPLSDDLRQELLTELGSLEYAEADTPTAIARLAEAQRLPTDPRNRVRTAVALGTALADRGEIRTAMEVLRRTEDQLSGHPGLARTVQTAGALLSDQDLATRQEVYRWLRETGEHSPELIGTAGQALLVRYAATAALMSADEAMSRVRALLAQPTDPLSEPFLLGTAAAVAQWADELDEADRLVERGLAGQHPALLHPMRNALVNTRADIAASRGDHARLLAAHPGIEAVGYRTRPTNLDAHALLALVHTDRTDEAQRFADSFDLREAPENWELNRFLYARGVLRAATGDPAGALHDFLECGRRQSARDVISPVVTPWRTAIAECRLALGDGEKALALATEELRLAEVWNTPRTVGRALRVLSLATGGRRGLELAEEAVRTLRAAPVDTDLELVPALLAQGDQLSAVGERGRARECLREAAQLAEHRGARRLLTLARQALHDNGVRGAVTVGTGPAALTGSERRIARLAAEGRTNTEIAGLLHLARRTVETHLTSTYRKLRIRRRTELPGALARTGPLNACPAAPD; encoded by the coding sequence ATGACCGGACCGCTCCGTGAACGCGACGACGTCCAGGCCCTGTTCACGGCCGAGACCGAGCGCGCCCGGACCGGCACCGGCGGCCTCGTCCTGCTGCGCGGCGCCACCGGCACCGGCCGCACCTTCGCGCTGGAGTCGGCCGCGCGCCACGCGGCGGACCGCGGCCTGCGCGTGCTGCGGGTGCGCTGCTCGCCCGAGGACACCGGGGTGCCCTTCGCCACGGTCCATCAACTCCTGGCCCCGGTAACGGAGTTCACCGACCTGACACCGGTGGCCGACGACCGCCGCAGCGCGGCCCGGCTGTGGCGGCTGCTGCACCGGTTCGCGGCCGAAGAGCCGCTGCTCGTGGCCGTGGACGACGTCCACCTCGCCGATGAACCCTCGCGCAGCTGGCTGCGCGAGGCGGCCCGGCGGATCGACCGATTACCGGTGCTGCTCGTGGTCACCGAGCGCAGCCAGTACGACATCGATCCCCGGCCCGAAGGACTCACCCAGGCTCTGTCGCCCTCCCTGGTACGCACCCACACCCTCGCCCCGCTCGGCGATACGGCGGCGGCCGCGCTGGTCCGCTCCGTCTTTCCCGGTGCCACGGACGGCTGGACCGAGGAGTGTGTACGGGCCGGGGCCGGCAGCCGACTGCTGCTGCACGCCCTGCTCGGCGATCTGGGCGGCACCCCGCCACCGGACGGCCTCGTACCCGAGGCGACCGCGCCCCTGCCGGACACCTGTGCCGCGCTCTATCCCGGGAGCTACCCGGCGGCCGTCGCCTGGTGGCTGCACAGCGCCGGGCCCGAGACGTCCGACGTGGCCCGCTGCCTCGCGGCCCTGGAACAGGCGTGGCCGGGCACGAACCCCGCCCCGGCGCGGCCCGCGGAGAAGGGGCATGCCCCCACCCGGGGAAGTGCGGCGCAGGCGGACGCCGGTGACCCGGTCGACCTGCTCGCCGAGGCGGCCGGGGCCGATCCCGACCGGGTCGCCGGGTGGCTCGCCGCCATGACGCGGCTCGGGCTGCTGCGCCCCGACGCCGCCGGACGTCCCCGCTACGCGCATCCGCTGCTGCGCGACGCCGTGCTCACCGGCTGGCCCCGGCCGCGCCGGGAGGCGGCGCACCGGTCGGCCGCGCAGGCCATGATGCGCAGGGGCTACCGGGCCGAGACGGTCGCCCGGCACTTGCTGCGGACACCGGCGGTCGGCCTGCCCTGGGCGCTGCGCGTACTGCGCGACGCGGCCCTGGTCGCCGTGCACGAGGCCCGGCCCGAAACCGCCGTCGGCCTTCTGCGCCGGGCGCTTGACGAACCGTTGTCCGACGACCTGCGTCAGGAACTGCTGACCGAACTGGGCTCCCTGGAGTACGCGGAGGCCGACACCCCGACGGCCATCGCGCGCCTGGCGGAGGCGCAGCGCCTGCCGACCGACCCCCGCAACCGGGTACGTACGGCTGTCGCCCTCGGCACCGCCCTGGCGGACCGCGGCGAGATCCGTACGGCCATGGAGGTGCTGCGCCGCACGGAGGACCAGCTCTCCGGCCACCCGGGCCTGGCCCGCACCGTGCAGACCGCCGGCGCGCTGCTTTCCGACCAGGACCTGGCGACCCGTCAAGAGGTGTACCGGTGGCTGCGCGAGACCGGCGAACACTCCCCGGAACTCATCGGCACGGCCGGACAGGCCCTGCTCGTGCGCTATGCCGCGACCGCCGCGCTGATGTCGGCCGACGAGGCGATGAGCCGCGTACGGGCCCTGCTCGCGCAGCCCACCGACCCGCTCTCCGAACCCTTCCTGCTGGGCACGGCCGCCGCGGTCGCCCAGTGGGCCGACGAACTCGACGAGGCGGACCGGCTGGTGGAACGCGGCCTGGCCGGACAGCACCCCGCCCTGCTGCACCCGATGCGCAACGCCCTCGTCAACACCCGTGCCGACATCGCGGCGTCCCGCGGCGACCACGCCCGCCTGCTCGCCGCGCACCCCGGTATCGAGGCGGTGGGCTACCGCACCCGGCCCACCAACCTGGACGCACATGCCCTGCTCGCGCTCGTCCACACCGACCGCACCGACGAGGCCCAGCGCTTCGCCGACAGCTTCGACCTGCGCGAGGCGCCGGAGAACTGGGAGCTGAACCGCTTCCTGTACGCGCGGGGCGTGCTGCGCGCCGCCACCGGCGATCCGGCGGGCGCGCTGCACGACTTCCTGGAGTGCGGACGCCGCCAGAGCGCCCGCGACGTGATCAGCCCGGTCGTCACCCCGTGGCGGACGGCGATCGCCGAGTGCAGGCTGGCCCTGGGCGACGGCGAGAAGGCGCTGGCCCTGGCGACGGAGGAACTGCGGCTCGCCGAGGTGTGGAACACCCCGCGCACGGTGGGCCGTGCGCTGCGCGTGCTCAGCCTCGCCACCGGCGGGCGGCGCGGCCTTGAGCTGGCCGAGGAGGCTGTACGCACCCTGCGCGCGGCGCCCGTCGACACCGACCTTGAGCTGGTCCCGGCACTGCTCGCCCAGGGCGATCAGCTCAGCGCCGTCGGCGAACGCGGCCGCGCCCGCGAATGCCTGCGCGAGGCGGCACAGCTGGCCGAACACCGGGGCGCGAGGCGGCTGCTCACGCTGGCCAGGCAGGCCCTGCACGACAACGGCGTCCGGGGCGCGGTGACCGTGGGCACCGGCCCCGCGGCGCTGACCGGCAGCGAGCGCCGTATCGCCAGGCTCGCCGCCGAAGGCCGGACGAACACCGAGATCGCCGGGCTGCTCCACCTGGCCCGCCGCACCGTGGAGACCCATCTGACCAGTACGTACCGGAAGTTACGGATACGCCGCAGGACCGAGCTGCCCGGCGCACTGGCCCGAACCGGCCCGCTGAACGCCTGCCCGGCCGCTCCGGACTGA
- a CDS encoding nucleotidyl transferase AbiEii/AbiGii toxin family protein, translating to MVNPTRDTTAGRVYNDLRNLARRNGRSTDEVMVEYVLERFLYRLAASPLGREHFVLKGGLLLAQFGARRMTRDIDILGRAFSGEEAEIIRRIAAIATTEVDDGVAYDSATLRTVPIREEDEYHGLRLSMATSIARARLKLQLDISFGNPITPGPQIINYPQQLTTDSFQLFGYPLATVIAEKLSTAISLGDLNTRDRDYADLYRLLTLNNLNGGELAAALTATATHRGIELKPLSATITDLAERRQSSYAAWRRRQGPSSAGYPNLFTDVVGLVITFADPLLAGNVATRGWNSSASTWM from the coding sequence ATGGTCAACCCAACTCGGGATACCACCGCAGGCCGCGTCTACAACGACCTGCGCAACCTGGCTCGTCGCAACGGCCGTTCAACGGACGAGGTCATGGTCGAGTACGTACTCGAACGATTCCTCTACCGCCTGGCAGCATCCCCCCTCGGCCGCGAGCACTTCGTCCTCAAGGGCGGCCTTCTGCTCGCCCAGTTCGGCGCCCGCCGGATGACCCGTGACATCGACATCCTTGGCCGCGCGTTCTCCGGCGAGGAAGCCGAGATCATCCGCAGAATCGCCGCGATCGCCACCACTGAGGTCGACGACGGCGTGGCATACGACTCCGCCACGCTCAGAACCGTGCCCATTCGAGAGGAGGACGAGTATCACGGCCTACGGCTGTCCATGGCCACATCGATCGCCCGTGCGCGTCTCAAGCTCCAACTGGACATCAGCTTCGGCAACCCCATCACTCCCGGACCTCAGATCATCAACTACCCGCAGCAGCTCACCACGGACAGCTTCCAACTCTTCGGTTACCCGCTCGCCACCGTCATCGCCGAGAAGCTCTCCACCGCCATCTCGCTCGGCGATCTCAACACCCGCGATCGGGATTACGCGGACCTCTACCGCCTGCTGACGCTCAACAATCTCAACGGCGGAGAACTGGCCGCAGCACTGACCGCCACCGCCACACACCGTGGCATCGAGCTGAAGCCTCTCAGCGCCACGATCACCGACCTCGCCGAGCGCCGCCAATCCTCCTACGCCGCCTGGCGCCGCCGACAGGGTCCTTCCTCGGCCGGCTATCCGAATCTCTTCACTGACGTGGTCGGCCTAGTCATCACATTCGCGGACCCACTGCTCGCAGGCAATGTCGCCACACGTGGTTGGAACAGCTCAGCCAGTACGTGGATGTGA
- a CDS encoding type IV toxin-antitoxin system AbiEi family antitoxin domain-containing protein — protein sequence MSAAAISRLDQRLADLSPTFTTAQARQALLSARDLAHLVTAGEIDELSRGVYRRADAPETAYADLLAVCTRAPRAVLCGESALALHELIDDIPSAVHIAVPRGSRRPTISYPPTVVAQYAAKTFTLGVERFEAAPGETIPTYNAARSVVDAMRHRGRIGETMALSALGRYLRRSGRSGVGELQLIARELGALSVIRPAVEAVLA from the coding sequence ATGAGTGCTGCGGCAATCTCGCGCCTGGACCAGCGGCTGGCTGACCTCTCCCCGACGTTCACGACAGCGCAGGCACGTCAGGCCCTGCTCTCCGCTCGCGATCTGGCGCACCTGGTCACCGCAGGGGAGATAGACGAACTGTCCCGTGGTGTGTACCGGCGGGCAGACGCGCCGGAGACCGCATATGCAGACCTACTGGCCGTGTGTACGCGGGCGCCTCGCGCTGTCCTGTGCGGGGAGTCCGCCCTGGCTCTGCACGAGCTGATCGACGACATCCCCAGCGCCGTACACATCGCCGTACCACGCGGATCACGCCGTCCCACGATCTCTTACCCTCCGACCGTCGTGGCGCAGTACGCGGCGAAGACGTTCACCCTCGGCGTCGAACGGTTCGAGGCCGCACCGGGAGAGACCATTCCCACATACAACGCCGCCCGCAGCGTCGTCGACGCGATGCGCCACCGTGGCAGAATCGGCGAGACTATGGCCCTGTCCGCACTCGGCCGCTACCTACGTCGCAGCGGACGGAGCGGGGTCGGCGAACTCCAACTCATCGCCCGCGAGCTGGGCGCGCTCTCCGTCATCCGCCCCGCCGTAGAGGCGGTGCTTGCCTGA
- a CDS encoding L-serine ammonia-lyase, whose product MAISVFDLFSIGIGPSSSHTVGPMRAARMFSARLKNEGLLAHTVSIRSELYGSLGATGHGHGTPKAVLLGLEGESPRTVDVNHADTRVEEIKSSGRINLLGAHEIDFSFDDDLVLHRRKALPYHANGMTLWAYDAEGNALLEKTYYSVGGGFVVDEEAVGADRIKLDDTQLKYPFRSGDEMLRMSRESGLSISSMMLENEKAWRTETEIREGLLEIWDVMRACVERGMSSEGLLPGGLKVRRRAATSARQLRAEGDPKAHAMEWVTLYAMAVNEENAAGGRVVTAPTNGAAGIIPAVLHFYINFAAGAASEREKEDGIVRFLLAAGAIGLLFKENASISGAEVGCQGEVGSACSMAAGALAEVLGGSPSQVENAAEIGMEHNLGLTCDPVGGLVQIPCIERNGMAAVKAVTAAKMSMRGDGSHLVSLDKVIKTMKDTGADMSVKYKETARGGLAVNIIEC is encoded by the coding sequence GTGGCCATCTCGGTCTTCGACCTGTTCTCGATCGGCATCGGCCCGTCCAGCTCCCATACGGTCGGCCCGATGCGCGCGGCCCGGATGTTCTCCGCCCGCCTCAAGAACGAGGGCCTGCTCGCGCACACCGTCTCCATACGGTCCGAGCTGTACGGCTCCCTCGGCGCCACCGGCCACGGCCACGGCACCCCCAAGGCGGTACTCCTCGGTCTGGAGGGCGAGTCCCCGCGCACCGTGGACGTCAACCACGCCGACACCCGCGTCGAGGAGATCAAGTCCTCCGGCCGGATCAATCTGCTCGGCGCCCACGAGATCGACTTCAGCTTCGACGACGACCTGGTACTGCACCGCCGCAAGGCCCTGCCCTACCACGCGAACGGCATGACCCTGTGGGCGTACGACGCCGAGGGCAACGCGCTCCTGGAGAAGACGTACTACTCGGTGGGCGGCGGCTTCGTCGTGGACGAGGAGGCCGTCGGCGCCGACCGCATCAAGCTCGACGACACACAGCTCAAGTACCCCTTCCGCAGCGGTGACGAGATGCTGCGGATGTCCCGCGAGAGCGGCCTGTCCATCTCCTCGATGATGCTGGAGAACGAGAAGGCCTGGCGCACCGAGACGGAGATCCGCGAAGGCCTCCTGGAGATCTGGGACGTCATGCGTGCCTGCGTGGAGCGCGGCATGAGCTCCGAGGGCCTGCTCCCCGGCGGCCTCAAGGTCCGCCGCCGCGCCGCCACCTCCGCCCGCCAGCTGCGCGCCGAGGGCGACCCCAAGGCGCACGCCATGGAGTGGGTCACCCTCTACGCGATGGCGGTCAACGAGGAGAACGCCGCGGGCGGCCGCGTGGTGACCGCCCCGACCAACGGCGCCGCGGGCATCATCCCGGCGGTCCTGCACTTCTACATCAACTTCGCGGCCGGCGCCGCCTCCGAGCGCGAGAAGGAGGACGGAATCGTCCGCTTCCTGCTCGCCGCCGGCGCGATCGGCCTGCTCTTCAAGGAGAACGCCTCCATCTCCGGCGCCGAGGTCGGCTGCCAGGGTGAGGTCGGCTCCGCCTGCTCGATGGCCGCGGGCGCCCTCGCCGAGGTGCTCGGCGGCAGCCCCAGCCAGGTGGAGAACGCCGCCGAGATCGGCATGGAGCACAACCTCGGCCTGACCTGCGACCCGGTCGGCGGCCTGGTCCAGATCCCGTGCATCGAACGCAACGGTATGGCCGCGGTCAAGGCGGTCACCGCCGCCAAGATGTCCATGCGCGGCGACGGCAGCCACCTGGTCTCCCTCGACAAGGTCATCAAGACCATGAAGGACACGGGCGCCGACATGAGCGTCAAGTACAAGGAGACGGCGCGGGGCGGGCTTGCGGTGAACATCATCGAGTGCTGA
- the glyA gene encoding serine hydroxymethyltransferase: MSLLNTPLHELDPDVAAAVDAELGRQQSTLEMIASENFAPVAVMEAQGSVLTNKYAEGYPGRRYYGGCEHVDVVEQIAIDRIKELFGAEHANVQPHSGAQANAAAMFALLKPGDTIMGLNLAHGGHLTHGMKINFSGKLYNVVAYHVDDKTGQVDMAEVERLAKESKPKLIVAGWSAYPRQLDFAAFRRIADEVGAYLMVDMAHFAGLVAAGLHPNPVPHAHIVTTTTHKTLGGPRGGVILSTAELAKKINSAVFPGQQGGPLEHVIAAKAVSFKVAASEEFKERQERTLAGARLIAERLVKDDVTQVGVSVLSGGTDVHLVLVDLRDSELDGQQAEDRLHEVGITVNRNAVPNDPRPPMVTSGLRIGTPALATRGFGEEDFTEVADIIAETLKPSFDKEALAARVSALAAKHPLYPGLTK; this comes from the coding sequence ATGTCGCTTCTCAACACTCCCCTCCATGAGCTCGACCCGGACGTCGCCGCAGCCGTCGACGCCGAGCTCGGCCGCCAGCAGTCCACTCTCGAGATGATCGCCTCGGAGAACTTCGCCCCCGTCGCCGTGATGGAGGCACAGGGCTCGGTTCTCACCAACAAGTACGCCGAGGGCTACCCCGGCCGCCGCTACTACGGCGGCTGTGAGCACGTCGACGTGGTCGAGCAGATCGCCATCGACCGCATCAAGGAGCTCTTCGGCGCCGAGCACGCCAACGTGCAGCCCCACTCGGGCGCGCAGGCCAACGCCGCCGCGATGTTCGCCCTGCTCAAGCCGGGCGACACCATCATGGGTCTGAACCTGGCGCACGGCGGCCACCTGACCCACGGCATGAAGATCAACTTCTCCGGCAAGCTCTACAACGTGGTCGCCTACCACGTCGACGACAAGACCGGTCAGGTCGACATGGCCGAGGTCGAGCGCCTGGCCAAGGAGTCCAAGCCGAAGCTGATCGTGGCGGGCTGGTCCGCGTACCCGCGTCAGCTCGACTTCGCCGCCTTCCGCCGGATCGCGGACGAGGTCGGCGCGTATCTGATGGTCGACATGGCCCACTTCGCGGGTCTGGTCGCCGCCGGTCTGCACCCCAACCCGGTGCCGCACGCGCACATCGTGACGACCACCACCCACAAGACCCTCGGCGGTCCGCGCGGTGGCGTGATCCTCTCCACCGCCGAGCTGGCGAAGAAGATCAACTCCGCGGTGTTCCCGGGCCAGCAGGGCGGTCCGCTGGAGCACGTGATCGCCGCGAAGGCCGTCTCCTTCAAGGTGGCCGCCTCCGAGGAGTTCAAGGAGCGCCAGGAGCGCACCCTGGCCGGGGCCCGGCTCATCGCCGAGCGCCTGGTCAAGGACGACGTGACTCAGGTGGGTGTCTCGGTCCTCTCCGGCGGCACCGACGTCCACCTGGTCCTCGTCGACCTGCGGGACAGCGAGCTGGACGGTCAGCAGGCCGAGGACCGGCTGCACGAGGTCGGCATCACGGTCAACCGCAACGCGGTCCCCAACGACCCGCGCCCGCCGATGGTCACCTCCGGGCTGCGCATCGGCACCCCGGCGCTGGCCACCCGCGGCTTCGGCGAGGAGGACTTCACGGAGGTCGCGGACATCATCGCCGAGACCCTCAAGCCGTCCTTCGACAAGGAGGCGCTCGCGGCCCGCGTCTCCGCCCTGGCCGCGAAGCACCCGCTCTACCCCGGCCTGACGAAGTAG
- the gcvH gene encoding glycine cleavage system protein GcvH: MNNPQQLRYSKEHEWLSAAEDGVATVGITEYAANSLGDVVYADLPAAGTSVTAGETCGELESTKSVSDLYSPVSGEVTEFNEEVVADPALVNSAPFEGGWLFKVRVSEEPGDLLSADEYTEFASGSTN, from the coding sequence ATGAACAACCCCCAGCAGCTGCGTTACAGCAAGGAGCACGAGTGGCTGTCGGCCGCCGAGGACGGCGTGGCGACGGTCGGCATCACGGAGTACGCGGCGAACTCGCTCGGCGATGTCGTCTACGCCGATCTCCCCGCGGCCGGCACGAGCGTCACCGCCGGTGAGACCTGTGGCGAGCTGGAGTCGACGAAGTCGGTGAGCGACCTCTACTCGCCCGTCTCGGGCGAGGTCACCGAGTTCAACGAGGAAGTCGTCGCCGACCCGGCGCTCGTCAACTCCGCCCCGTTCGAGGGTGGGTGGCTGTTCAAGGTACGCGTCAGCGAGGAGCCGGGCGACCTGCTCAGCGCCGACGAGTACACCGAGTTCGCCTCCGGCAGCACCAACTGA
- the gcvT gene encoding glycine cleavage system aminomethyltransferase GcvT, translating into MSNTIRRTALDGVHRALGATMTDFAGWDMPLRYSSEREEHTAVRTKAGLFDLSHMGEITVTGPQAVDLLDHALVGNISTVGAGRARYTMICQEDGGVLDDLIVYRLDSGEGPRTYMVVANASNAQTVLDALTERAAGFDAEVRDDREAYALLAVQGPESPGILKSLTDADLDGLKYYAGLPGTVAGVPALIARTGYTGEDGFELFVEPQYAEKLWQALTEAGADKGLIACGLSCRDTLRLEAGMPLYGHELTTSLTPFDAGLGRVVKFEKATAEGAPKPFVGRAALEAAAERAEQNPPRKLVGLIAEGRRVPRAGYQVVADGKVIGQVTSGAPSPTLGKPIAMAYVDAAHAEPGTAGVGVDIRGSHEPYEVVALPFYKRRK; encoded by the coding sequence ATGAGCAATACGATCCGCCGCACCGCCCTCGACGGTGTGCACCGCGCGCTCGGCGCGACGATGACCGACTTCGCGGGCTGGGACATGCCGCTGCGGTACTCCAGCGAACGCGAGGAGCACACCGCGGTCCGCACCAAGGCCGGACTGTTCGACCTCTCGCACATGGGCGAGATCACCGTGACCGGCCCGCAGGCGGTCGACCTGCTCGACCACGCCCTGGTCGGCAACATCTCCACCGTCGGCGCGGGCCGCGCCCGCTACACGATGATCTGCCAGGAGGACGGCGGCGTCCTGGACGACCTGATCGTCTACCGCCTCGACTCCGGCGAGGGCCCGCGTACGTACATGGTGGTCGCCAACGCCTCCAACGCGCAGACCGTCCTGGACGCCCTGACCGAGCGCGCCGCCGGTTTCGACGCCGAGGTCCGCGACGACCGCGAGGCCTACGCGCTGCTCGCGGTCCAGGGCCCCGAGTCCCCTGGCATCCTCAAGTCGCTCACTGACGCCGACCTGGACGGCCTCAAGTACTACGCGGGTCTGCCCGGCACGGTCGCCGGGGTCCCGGCCCTGATCGCCCGTACCGGATACACCGGCGAGGACGGCTTCGAGCTGTTCGTCGAGCCGCAGTACGCCGAGAAGCTGTGGCAGGCGCTCACCGAGGCGGGCGCGGACAAGGGCCTGATCGCCTGTGGCCTGTCCTGCCGCGACACGCTGCGCCTGGAGGCGGGCATGCCGCTGTACGGGCACGAGCTGACCACCTCGCTGACCCCGTTCGACGCGGGCCTGGGCCGGGTCGTGAAGTTCGAGAAGGCCACCGCCGAGGGCGCGCCCAAGCCCTTCGTGGGCCGCGCCGCCCTGGAAGCCGCGGCCGAGCGGGCCGAGCAGAACCCGCCGCGCAAGCTCGTCGGCCTGATCGCCGAGGGCCGCCGGGTGCCGCGCGCCGGTTACCAGGTCGTCGCCGACGGCAAGGTGATCGGCCAGGTCACCTCCGGCGCTCCCTCGCCCACCCTGGGCAAGCCGATCGCCATGGCGTACGTCGACGCCGCGCACGCCGAGCCCGGCACCGCCGGAGTGGGTGTGGACATCCGGGGCAGTCACGAGCCGTACGAGGTCGTGGCGCTCCCCTTCTACAAGCGCCGGAAGTAG
- a CDS encoding AAA family ATPase encodes MRHRPRACATAVPVAVPAQVGAPSGEGARRRASARDGAVPVVRDLRGRDGRTPCELRFTEGDLVVVSGLPGSGKSTLMRRTVPGARIDSQDTRERWARRMPAKLPYAVYRPLVRLAHYVRLWRTLRGGGGVVVHDCGTQAWVRRWLAREAGRRGARLHLLLLDVPAEQALAGQLGRGRRVSRYAFGRHRRTTARLIASAARGRLPRGCASAVLLDRPAADRLSAIRLDGR; translated from the coding sequence ATGAGGCACAGGCCCAGGGCCTGCGCGACAGCCGTCCCGGTGGCGGTGCCCGCCCAGGTGGGTGCCCCGTCCGGGGAAGGCGCCCGGCGCCGGGCGAGTGCCCGCGACGGCGCCGTCCCGGTGGTACGGGACCTGCGCGGGCGCGACGGGCGCACGCCGTGTGAGCTGCGGTTCACCGAGGGCGACCTGGTCGTCGTCTCCGGGCTGCCCGGCAGCGGCAAGTCCACGCTGATGCGGCGCACGGTGCCCGGCGCGCGCATCGACTCGCAGGACACCAGGGAGCGCTGGGCCCGGCGGATGCCCGCCAAGCTGCCGTACGCCGTCTACCGCCCGCTGGTCCGCCTCGCGCACTACGTCCGGCTGTGGCGCACCCTGCGCGGCGGGGGCGGCGTGGTGGTCCACGACTGCGGCACCCAGGCCTGGGTCCGGCGCTGGCTCGCCCGCGAGGCCGGGCGCCGCGGCGCCCGGCTGCATCTGCTGCTCCTCGACGTCCCGGCCGAGCAGGCGCTGGCCGGTCAACTGGGGCGCGGCCGCCGCGTCTCGCGCTACGCCTTCGGGCGCCACCGCAGGACGACCGCCCGCCTGATCGCCTCCGCCGCCCGCGGACGGCTGCCGCGCGGCTGTGCCTCGGCGGTCCTCCTCGACCGCCCGGCGGCGGACCGGCTGAGCGCGATCCGACTGGACGGTCGGTGA
- a CDS encoding enhanced serine sensitivity protein SseB: MDIPTRPQPHPHGGWPGNELEEVLAASLGVPAAGGRIVEVLGRSHLWVPLPSGGSQQSATLDLPAMEIEGQAYVPVFSSEQQLRQAVGDHMSFTVAPAVEFARGLPPQLGIAVNPDGTVGIPLPPAAVAELCRGRRSELDGPVSGGRVQLFAPDWQDDPVDFLSAASAEFEATGVVSSARRCLARIEDGGPVLFIGVELLPHAQAAREEPLDALGRALGRVPVDWPVNIVLLDIAQDPVADWMRDKVRPFYRRDH; the protein is encoded by the coding sequence ATGGACATACCGACGCGGCCCCAGCCCCATCCGCACGGCGGCTGGCCCGGCAACGAGCTGGAGGAGGTCCTGGCGGCCTCGCTCGGTGTGCCCGCCGCGGGCGGCCGCATCGTGGAGGTGCTCGGCCGCAGTCATCTGTGGGTGCCGCTGCCCAGCGGCGGCAGTCAGCAGAGCGCCACGCTCGACCTGCCCGCGATGGAGATCGAGGGCCAGGCCTACGTCCCCGTCTTCAGCTCGGAGCAGCAGTTGCGGCAGGCCGTCGGCGACCACATGTCGTTCACCGTCGCCCCGGCCGTGGAGTTCGCCCGCGGCCTGCCTCCGCAGTTGGGCATCGCGGTGAACCCCGACGGCACCGTGGGCATCCCGCTGCCGCCCGCCGCCGTGGCCGAGTTGTGCCGCGGCAGGCGCAGCGAGCTGGACGGGCCCGTGAGCGGTGGCCGGGTCCAGCTCTTCGCGCCGGACTGGCAGGACGACCCGGTCGACTTCCTGTCCGCGGCCTCCGCCGAGTTCGAGGCGACCGGTGTGGTGTCCTCCGCCCGCCGCTGTCTGGCCCGCATCGAGGACGGCGGCCCGGTGCTTTTCATCGGCGTCGAACTGCTGCCGCACGCCCAGGCCGCGCGCGAGGAGCCGCTGGACGCCCTCGGCCGCGCACTGGGCCGCGTCCCGGTCGACTGGCCGGTGAACATCGTGCTCCTGGACATTGCCCAGGATCCCGTGGCCGACTGGATGCGCGACAAGGTGCGGCCCTTCTACCGGAGGGACCACTGA